The Bacillus sp. F19 DNA segment TCAACATCCAGCCGTGGTAGAGGCCGCAGTGATCGGAATTCCTGATGGAGAATACGGAGAAAGCGTAAAAGCTTTTGTAGTCGTCAGGGATGAGCAAATCACTATGAATGATATTATCCGATTCTGTCAGGAAAAGCTGGTGAAGTACAAGCTTCCTAAACAAGTAGAATTTTTTAAAGAGCTGCCAAAGAACTCAACAGGGAAGATTTTGCGCAGAGAGTTAAGAGAATTGACTGAAGTAAAGTAAGAAAATAACCAAATTATTAAAGGGGGATTACTTATGTCAACCATTTTAAAGGAAAAAGTTAAAGGGCCAGTAGCTTGGAAAGGCACTGACCTGGCTAATGATGAATCATGGGTTTATTATTTGTCCGAGAAAACGATTGCGTCTCTTGAGAACGCTTTATTACATGTCAAACAAAAGGGTTTAAAAGCACCGGATTTTAACAAGGAGGACTTCCCGATTTCTGATCTCTCTGACGAAATAGCTTACTTTGTTGAAGAATTGGAGAATGGAAGAGGGTTCCTATTAATTCGCGGATTACCAATGGAAAGATATAGCGACGAGGAAGTGAGCATCATTTACTGGGGTCTCGGACTTCACATGGGCATTCCGGTATCGCAAAACGCAAATGGTGACCTTTTAGGGCACGTAAAGGATCAAGGTCTTAGCTTAGAAAATTCAAATGTACGTGGTTACCAAACAAAACTGCATCTTCCTTTTCACGCTGATGGATCTGATGTAGTCGGATTGTTAAGCCTTCGAAAAGGGAAATCCGGCGGGCACAGCAGTATCATAAGTTCGATGACTGTTTATAATGAAATTCTGGAGAAATACCCAGAATATATAGGAATTCTCTGCCGCCCATTCAACTTTGATCGTCGTGGAGAAGAAGCTCCTGGAGAATCTCCAGTATTTACATCACCAATCTTTAATTTTTATGATGGCAAATTGAGCTGCAGATATGTCCGTTTATTTATCGAATCAGCACAAGCAAAAACAGGTACCCAGCTGTCGACAGTTGAAATTGAAGCATTAGACGTACTGGATTCCCTCCTTCATGATGAAAAGTTACATTATAATATGATGCTGGAGCCAGGTGATATTCAATTTGTCAATAATTATACGATTCTTCACTCACGTACTCAATATGAAGACTATGAAGAACAGGAACGAAAACGTCATTTATTAAGATTGTGGCTCACAATGCCAAATAGCCGGGAAATTTCACCAGAATTCGCGATGTTTATTGATGAGAATACGGGTAAACCGGGTCGCGGCGGTGTACCCGTGCGTAGTAAAACATCTGGCGGTGTTGTAGAAACCTTGAAATAGTTTTGTTTGAACCGTTTCATAAGTACTAAGGGAACACCTTTTCAGATTTCAAGAGAGGGTGTTCCTTATATAGTAAATAGTGGGGAGATTTATATGTCAAGGACACCAAAATATTCTTGGATTATCTTATTATTTCTAATTCTGACCGGTATGATCAACCAAGTAGATAAAATTATCATTGGGTTGGCTTCCGTTCCTTTAATGAAAGAGTTAAGTTTAAGTCCTTCCCAATGGGGAGTTGTAGGAAGTTCGTTCTTTTGGTTCTTTACCTTCTCCTCTATCTTTCTTGGCGGCATGGCCGATTCCAAAAACACGAAAAAAATGTTAACGTGGATGTCGCTTGTATGGTTGATGGTACAATTTGCCACGCCATTCGTTTCCAGTTTGTCTCTGCTAGTGTTAACAAGAATGATTTTGGGAGCAGGTGAAGGTCCAGCCCCAGCTTTATCTACGGCAATCATAGGAAAGTGGTTTCCGAAACATAGACACGGAATAGGCTTTGGTGCTGTTCTGTTAGGAACCACAGGGGGATCAGCGATTGCGTCGCCATTACTAATCTCTTTAATCGATCATTATGGATGGAGATCTGCATTTATAGCCATGGGCATTCTTGGACTGATTGTGCTGGTTTTATGGATGATTTTAGGTAAAGAAAATCCACAAGAAATCGGGTTGCCTTCCATCCATCGAGAGGTGCATCCGTCTTCAACGCTCTCTAAGGTTTCTTGGCGTCAGTTTCTTCCGCACCTTTTATCTAAAAATTTTATTTTGACCGTTTTATGCGGAGGGTGTGCCTATTGGTTATTGTCCGTTCAAGCCGTATGGTTTCCAGCCTACTTCACCAAAATTCAACAGTTTAATGGTCAAACATTAAAACTGGCTGTTTCTTTACCTTTTCTTTTCGCAGCCATATGTCAAGTTGGATTTGCCTTGCTATCAGATCGGATTTATCGTAAATCAGGAGATATTCGTAAAGCGCGAATCAATCTTGCCGGTTTCATGATGATGCTATCAGCTCTATGCATCTATCTGGCAAATGCAGCGAGTTCAACGGCGATTTCCATATTGTTCTTCACTCTTGCTCCCGGTTTTGCGTATGTCATTCTATCACTCGCACCGGCTATATTGATGGAGTTTTATTCTCCCCAAAATATTGGAAAGGCACAAGGGACGTTCATTGCTCTTGCAAGTATTGCAAGTATTATTGCTCCACTCGCATTTGGGAATCTTATTCAAAATGCAGCGACTGAAGCTATTGGTTATGGATTTGCTTTTCAAGCCTCTTCTTTTGGGATGCTCATAATCGGATTATTGTTTTGGATTGGTGTTCGCCCCGTAAAGCAAAGTAATTCAATGATAGAAGCAGAAGAGCCAATGAGTGTTTAAAGAGTATACAATTATAGTCCATCAGAATACCAGTGTACGAAAATAATAAGGGAGGGTTAATTATGTCAATTATTTTAAAGGAAAAAATTCAAGGACGATCAGCGTGGAAAGGGATTGAACTAGCTAAGAATAATTCCTGGATTTACTATTTGTCCGAGAACACGATTGCTGCTCTTGAGAAGGCTGTATTACATGTTCAGCAAAAGGGATTAACTGCACCTGATTTTAAAAAGGAGGATTTCCCGATTCCTGAACTCGCTGACGAAATCACTTACTTTGTTGACGAGCTGGAGAATGGAAGAGGGTTTCTATTAATTCGTGGATTGCCATTGGATCAGTTTACTGATGAAGAAGCGAGCATCATTTACTGGGGTCTCGGACTTCACTTGGGGCTGCCGATAATCCAAAGCAAAAACGGGGAGCTCCTAGGGCATATAAAAAACGTAGGTAAAGACTTTAATGATAATACAAAAGTACGTGGTTACCAAACGAATGTACATCTTGACTATCACACTGATCTCGCTGATGTAGTCGGATTACTATGTCTTCGCAAAGCGAAATCTGGCGGTTTAAGTAGTATCGCAAGTGCGATGACTATCTATAATGAAATTTTGGATAAGCATCCAGAGTACCTTGAAATTCTCTATCGTCCCTTCGCCCATGACCTTCGAGGGGAAGAATCAGAAGGTCAATCTCCAGTAGTTCAATCACCGGTCTTTAGCTATTACGATGGTAAATTAAGCTGCAGATATATTCGTCAATATGTCCAATCAGCGCAAACGAAAACAGGTATCTTTTTGTCGAAAGAGGAAATCGAAGCATTTGATTATATAGATTCCCTTACACATGATAAAAACATGCATATTGATATGATGATGGAACCGGGTGATATGCAATTCGTTAATAATTATGCGGTTTTTCATTCACGGACTCATTTTGAAGATTACGAAGAAGATGACAAGAAACGCCATTTATTAAGATTATGGCTCATGATCCCAAATGGCAGGAAAATTGCCCCAGATTTTGAGTTTTATATCGGAGGAGCACCAGTAATTAGATAAAAAACTGATGGTAATTAAACTTACCATTTTTCTTATATCAAGTGATATGGTGATTTTATTCATCAAATAACGTGAATAAGATCACCATTTTATTTTTAAATGTCGGATGAAGCTGAATTAATTTTGAAATAAAATGAAGAGAGGATGATGCATCTTGGTAAATTTAGATCCGCAAGCAGAAAAATATTTACAAGCATTTAATCAAATGCCGCCTATTCATAAAATGGATCCTAAGACAGTAAGAGAGAGGCTTTCGAAGGCACCACGCCCTGCTGTTAATTTGGATCCGCTTTCAAAGGTAGAGGATTTTATGATTCCGTTAGGCCAAGATGAAGAAATTAAATGCAGGGTTTACATACCGGAAGGACAAGGTCCTTTCCCTCTATTTATTTACTACCATGGTGGAGGCTGGGTACTGGGAGACATCGAATCAACGGATGCAAGCTGCCGAATGATAGCTAATAGAACGGATAGTATTGTTGTATCCGTAAACTATCGTCTAGCACCAGAGTATAAGTTCCCGACTGCAGTCGAAGACGCATATGCAGCATTGGAATGGGTTTATGAAAAAGGGAATTCCTTTAACGGAAATGTTTCTCGAATGGTAATCGGAGGGGATAGCGTTGGTGGAAATCTAGCGACAGTAGTTACTATGATGGCGAGAGACAGAAAAGGTCCTGCCATCACTGCACAGGTCTTGATCTACCCTGCGACAAATCTTGAGTTCAATTCGGAATCCCATCAAACCTTTGCAAAAGGATTTGGTCTGGATCGCGAACAGTTGATTTGGTTCCGTGATCATTATTTAAGGAATGAAGAGGACAGGTTTAATGAGTACGCTTCCCCCTTGGTTGCTGAAGAATTAAGTGGACTCCCTCCAGCAATCGTGATTACAGCGGAAAATGACGTACTCCGTGATGAAGGAAGGGCTTATGCTGAACGTCTGAAAAAATTTGGTGTGCAGGTTGAATATGCATGTGAACCCGGAATGGTCCACGGTTATTTTGGACACATGGCTATTTTTTCTAAGAACATTGAATCGACTGTTTCCAGAATCGATAAGTTCTTGAGACCCGCTAATTATACAATAGGGATAGATTAGAATTAATACATTCTAAATTAAACGAGCCTCACTATAGTGAGGCTCGTTTTTAAATTAATCTTATTTTTACTCTATTATTGGTAATCTGCGATACAGTTATAATATCAACCTAGCCTTTTAGTAATAAACGGTATTACCAATGCCTCCAGTTACTGAAATAACATCGCCAGTAATCGATGCCGCCAAAGGCGAAGCCAGGAAGGTAACGACATAAGCAATTTCCTCTGCAGTTATCAAGCGGCCGAGGGAATTCAGTGATTCTGCCTGGCGTATAGCTTCCTCATTGGTGACCCGGCCTCTAAACATTTCCGTATCGACAATCCCTGGATAAACAGCATTAACGTTAATTCCGTGCTTTCCTAATTCCAATGAGGCGGATTTTGTCATATGGACAACAGATGCATTACGCGGACCGGAACTAAAATAATTGCCGCCAATTCTGGCAGCCAGACCACTTATATTTATTATACGGCCCCATTTATTTTCTATCATATAAGGTGCAACAGCTCGGATACAGCGAAAATAGCCCATGTACTTTTCTTCAAAATCTTTCAAAATAAGTTCATCTTTAATACTATTAAAATCCTCTGGCTCATGGCCGCCAACACGCGCTCCGCTGTTGATTAAAATATCAATGCTCCCCATCGCTGCTGCTGATTTTTCAACTAAATTTAGGATGGAGTCAGGATCATTTGTATCTGCCACGATCGGATAGATATTTCTATTTGTTTCATCGGCTAGTTCCTCTGCTGCAATCTTTAGAGAGGATTCGTTTCTTGAACAAATCGTACAATCTGCACCTTCAAGAGCCAACTGGCGGGCAATAGCTTTACCAATCCCCCGGCTTCCTCCAACTATAAGTGCTTTTTTTCCGGATAACTTTAAGTCCATAATACATCCTCCTAATTCTATTTAACCACTCGAAAGAAGATTTTTTTGAATTTTAACTCATTTCTATATTTGATTCTACCTATAAATTAGATTTATATAAAGTTAAAAATTTTAATTTGTAATTAAGTTGTACTAATATCATTTTGAGTTGGAAATTTTCCAAAATACAAGGGTGTATTGCTTCATGTATATTAATATTACCTATGTGTAAATTAAAATCTTTAATTTTATTTAACTGAAAATTATGAATATAATTAATATTAACAATTTAAACAGTCAGAAATTTATTTAAAGCGCTTCCCAAAGGGGGGGGGATATCATCCAATGGTATTAATTGTATAAAGAAGACCAGCAGCGTGGAAAGGTATTGATCTAGCTAAAGATGATACATGGATTTATTATTTGTCAGAGAAAACGATCGCAACTCTTGAAACCGCTTTATTTCATGTGAAACAAAAAGGTTTGCAAGCACCGAATTTTAACAAGGAAGACTTCCTAATTCCTGAACTCTCTGATGAAACCGCTTACTTTATTGACGAACTGGAATATGGGAGAGGATTTCTGTTAATTCGTGGATTACCAATGGAAAGGTATACGGATGAAGAAGCAAGCATTATTTACTGGGGTCTTGGAGCTGATTTCGCTATGTTTATTGATGAGAAAACAGCTAAAGCGGATCGCGGCGGTATTACCGTGAAAAAACAGCTGGCGATATTGAAGAACACATGTGGTTAACCTTTTTATAAAAATTCCAACTGCTTCATGTTCTGGAAATACCTTGCAGATTTTACGGAAAAATTTCATTAAATGGTAGATAAGAAGGAGAGATTATAACATTGAACACACCAAAACATTCTTGGATTATATTATTAATTCTAGTTGCGGCTGGTATGGTCAACCAAGTTGATAAAGTTATCATAGGTTTGGTTTCCGTTCCCTTAATGAAAGAGTTACAGTTAAGTCCTTCACAATGGGGAGTTGTTGGAAGCTCATTCTTTTGGTTCTTTACCTTATCCTCTTTCATTCTTGGCGGTATGGCCGATTCCAAAAACACGAAAAAAATGTTTACTTGGGTCATGTTTGTATGGTTGGCTGTTCAATTTACCACACCTTTTGTTTCCAGTCTGACTCTATTAATGTTTTCAAGAATGATCTTGGGAGCAGGAGAAGGTCCAGCCGTTGCTATATCAACTTCCATAATAGGAAAATGGTTGCCTAAACACAGACATGGTATAGGCGCTGGCGCTATTTTCTTTGGAGCAACAATCGGTCCTGCGATTGCTTCTCCATTATTAATCTCCTTGATCAATCAATATGGATGGAGATCAGCTTTTATAGCAATGGGGATTGTTGGACTTATTGTTTTAGTATTATGGATGATTTTCGGAAAAGAAAGCCCTAAAGAAATCGGGTTGCCCACATTTGAACAAGAGGATAAGAACGGATTAATCTCTTCTAAGGTTTCTTGGCGTCAATTTCTTCCATACCTTTTTTCTAAAAATTTTATTTTTACCGTTTTGTGTGCAGGTTGTGCCTATTGGTTATTGTCTGTTCAAGCGGTTTGGTTTCCAGCATACTTTACCAAAATTCAACATTTTGATGGAAAAACATTAAAAATGGCAGTGTCTTTGCCTTTTCTCTTCGCTGCCATTTGCCAAATTGGATTTGCATTGATATCAGATCGGCTTTATCGCAAAACAGGAGATATTCGTAAAGCACGAGTAAATCTTGCAGGTATTTCAATGGTACTATCCGCTATTTGTATATATCTTGGAAGTGTCGTGAATTCAAGTGTTATCTCCATCCTGTTCTTCATCCTTGCTCCAGGTTTTGGGATTGTTATTCTTACACTCGCACCCGCTATGTTGATGGAATTCTTTTCTCCCAAAAACATTGGAAAAGCACAAGGGACATATGTTGCTCTTTCAAGTTCAACAAGTATTATTGCTCCAGTTGTATTCGGGAACTTTATCGAAAATTCAGGAACTGAGGCTATTGGATATGGTTATGGGTTCCTAGTAACTTCATTGGTTATGCTTGTTTTAGGATTATTGTTTTGGACCAATGTACGTCCTGCGAAGCAACCTAACACAACGATAAAAGCAGAGGAACAAGTGATTATTTAAAAATTATGATTGAATCAAGGAGGGAAAGAAATATGTGTAACAATAATAAGGCCGTTGATGGAATTGATTGTTGTGTAGATGGTCATGAAGAATTAGCCATTATAAAGCAAAATCGCAGTAAATGCTATAATTGTCAGTATAAGACATCTGAGACTTATGCTGATGATCATATGGATGTGGAAGTTGAGGTAAAAGGTTGTAAAACAGAACAGAAAATGAATTTATGATATTTAGCAGCAAATTCTATATTATGTACCGACTAATTACATATTGTTGGTGTGTGTAGAAAAGGAATAATAAAAAGGATTATGCCTTGGCGAATGGCTGCACGATTAAAAGGGCCCCCAATAATGATATTATCCCCTCATTGTAGACAATAAAAAGAAAGGTTGTACTGTCTACTTTGGAAGGGATTTTTTTATGGGGAAAATTAGAAGAACTTATTCAAAAGAGTTCAAACTTAAAGCGATAGATATGTATGTGAAAAATCATATGGGTTCTACTCAATTGCCAAAGAATTAGGAATCTCAAAGTCAATTGTGCAACGTTGGATATTTCACTATAATCGAGAAGGGTTTCAAGGGTTAGATGAAAAGAGAGGAAAATCAGATAATCCACTGCAGGGAAGACCAAAAAATTAAATGAAAGCGAGGCAGAAAAAATCAGCCGATTAGAAGCTGAGAACGCATATTTAAAAAAGCTCTTAGCTGCGAAAAGAAGGATGATCCAGGAAAAGAAAAATCAGTAGAATACAGTATAATTCATGAACTTAAGAATCAATTTACGATTGTTATTTTATATAAGATAGCAGGTGTTTCAAAAAAATGAAGTAATTGAGAAGACGGAGGCTTCCTTTACAATAAGTCCCAATCTTGCTTGTGATAAGAGTGATTTCCAAAAAATCCAATAATAACCTGACACGAGATAATAAAAAGAGAAACTTCTGCGTCACTTGGACGAAGTGGCTTCTCTTTTTTCTACTTAACTTTTAATCATTTCGGATTTTAGATATTGAATATATTTGTTGGCAAAAGCCGATAAATGCTTATTCTCTGATCGAACTAACCCTAAAGAAATATTTACAGTTGGATGATTTACGAGATCAATTGGAATTATATCACCATTAATCACAGGGGGATAATTTTTCATTACGAAATCAGGAGCAAACGTAATGGCCAAATTTTCTTTGACGGCCTGGAGAACACCATCCATATTATTTGATATAAATAGTATTTTCAAGGGCTTATATTTGTTAAAGAAATCTTGTACAAAATACTGCATAAATTCCCCTTTATAAGTGACGAGAGTTTGATCCAGTATATCATGCGGAGATATGGTACCTAAGAATGCTAAAGGTGAATGCTTTGAAACATATACTTTCTGCTTCCCTTCAATCAGTGCTTCAAAAGCTATTCCTTCCATGTTTACGTTCAAATAAGTTGAATATGTAATCATACCGAAATCAGTTTTATGTTGTCGGACATCTTCAATTACAGTAGAGCCACTTTTTTCTGCAACCTCCAAATTCACGTGTGGATAATCATGTTTAAACGCAGCGATAGCTTTTACCAGGAACGTCATCAATCCAGGTAAGGAAGATATTTTTAGTTCCCCAAGTTCAGTCGAATTAAATAAATTGGCTGTCTCTTTTATTTCATCAAGTTTTTTCTGTACTTCATAGGCAAGTTTTAGGATAATTCTACCTTCTTCGGTTGGTACAGCACCGTGTCCCCGCGAACGTTTAAGAACTTTAATCCCTAACTCGTTTTCAAAGTTGGTAATAGACTGGCTGATAGTGGATTGAGTTACATGTAGATTCTGTGCCGCAATAGACAGAGAACTGTATTTAGCGACTTCAACGATATATAGTAATTGTTCAATGTTCATAGCTGTACCCCTTTTCAATATTAGTAATACTTACTTACATATTAAAATCTTTAATTTTATTTCATTTTAATTTATTAGTATAATCAAAATCAATAAGATTTTGAAATCTTAGAATATTCTTAATTTATGGGGGATTAAAATGTCATTAAAACAATTGTTTGATTTAACCGGACAGACAGCAATCGTTACCGGAGGCGGCAGCGGTCTAGGGCGTGTAATGGCACTTGCTTTGGCAGAGGCAGGTGCAAACGTTGTAGTATGTTCTCGTCGTTTAGTGGTTTGTGAAGAAGTTGTGAAAGAAATAGAGGCATTAGGAAGTCAAGCACTTGCTCTAGCTGTTGATGTAACAAATCCTGAATCTGTCGTACAAGGTTTGGAGAAAGCTGTTTCTCATTTTGGAAAAATCGAAATTTTAGTCAACAGCAGCGGAACGGTTTTTGAATCGCCTGCTGCGGAAATGCCTTTAAAACAATGGCAAGCTATGCTTGATACAAATGTGACAGGAACATTCTTGATGTGTCAGGCAGTTGGAAAACATATGATCAATAACGAATACGGTAAAATCATTAACATTTCTTCTAGTATAGGCTTTAAAGGTGTTGACCCTGAAGCTGTAGATTCTGTGGGGTATACAACAAGTAAGGGTGCAGTTATGACTTTAACGAAGGATCTTGCAGTTAAGTGGGGGCGTCATGGAGTGTATGTGAATTCCATCGCTCCTGGAGTTTTCACTACTGGTATGAATAACCCAGAAATACCTGGAACACTTGTACACAAAGCAGGCTCTTTCATTGCTTCCCAAGTACCAGTTAGAAGGTTAGGCAGTGATAATGATTTAGTAGGTGCACTCCTTTACTTTGCTTCAGCAGCTTCTGATTATTGTACTGGACAAATATTGGTTCTTGATGGGGGACTTGGGGCTAAGTAATTTCATCAAATAACTTGATTTCGTAAATTAATAATACTTATTTGTAACTTAAAAATGTTAATTTTACTTAACTGATGATTATAAATATACTGAAATTATCAAATTCAAAAAAGTTAATTAGCTGACTCATGTAAGCGTTACAGCCTGCGAATGTACAAAACACACATTGGAAGAGGGGATTTAAATGAGTAATGTAAAAGATGTAAAAGATATAACAGCATTACATGCCGGTAATGTTAGTGTAGATGAATTGCCTTGGATTCCTTATTTTGGAGATGCGAAATTTAAATTGCTTAAAGTCAACCCAGTGACAGGGCAGACGATTACTTTATTATATGTTCCTGCGAAAATGCAGCTTCCGGCGCATTTCCATCCTGGAACAGTCATTGTATATACTGTCCAAGGGACTTGGAGATATCTCGAGGAGTCTTGGATCTCCAAACCGGGTGACATGGTTTACGAGCCTGCCGGTTCCAAACATACACCTTCAGCTGTAGGGGATGAAGATGTTATTACTTTCAATATTGTGGAAGCAACATTAGATTATATAGGTGAGAATGGCGAAATTCTTGCCAGAGATAATTGGGAATCATTCCTGAAAAAATACTATGACTATTGCGCGGCTGAAGGAATTGAACCTGTTGATGTGACTAAATTTTAAAAAATAGATTCGTAAAAAAGAGAAGCCCGGGCGTCATGAGACGAAGAGGCTTTTCTTTTTATATAATCAACACTTAATAATTTTGAATTTTTTGACAATGAATATTTTTCACTTTTGTATATTAGTAACACTTACTTAAACAATAAAAGTTTTAATTTTATTTAATTATTACTTATGAGTATAATCAGTAACATAATAATATTTATAAATTTTAGAATATTCAAAATGGGAGGGGCTAAAAAAACATATGCCAACAGAAACAGTTTTGATTACAGGCGCTACTAAAGGGATCGGTTTGAAATTCGCAAATGTTTTCGCAGACCATAGCTATAACTTGGTATTAGTTGCCAGAGACGCAAGGTTGTTGGAACAACAAGCCGAGAATTTAAAAAAGGATTATGGAGTGCAAGTAAATACTTTTGCCGGTGACTTAAGCAGCCATGCAACAGTAGAGAGCTTGCACCGGCACTTGAAAAGCGAAGGAATCAACATCGATATTTTGATTAATAATGCCGGGGCTGGCGGATTAGGGCCAATGACGGAATTGGATATTAAGAAAGAATTGGAATGTCTGCAGCTCAATATGATCTCGCTCACGTATTTAACCAGACTTATAGTGGATGAAATGGTAAAACGAAAGCAAGGTAAAATTTTAAACGTGGCTTCAACAGCGGCCTTTCAGCCAACTCCATGGATGTCGATGTATGGGGCGAGCAAATCGTACGTTTTATCCTTTACGGAAGCGATTGCGGAAGAACTAAAAGGAACCGGAGTTCAAGTTAGTGTATTATGTCCCCCTTCAACCAAAACGCAGCTCACGGAAGGATTGGCCACAACAGGAACAAAAATTTTCATTAAGAACTTGATGGACCCAGAAGCAGTTGCCAAGTGCGGTTTTGAAGGGTTAATGAAGAATAAAACAGTGATCATCCCAGGCTTTAAAAATAAATTTATGGCTAAATCTGTGGGACTGCTGCCGAGGAAGTGGGTAACCATCTATATCCGAAAGCTTATCGAGCAAAAAGTGTAAATAGCCATTAAATTTCAATCCTTGAAAGGGTAGGAGTTTTTACAGCTATCTTCGATTGGATTATAGGACGAATTTTTGGAGAGGAATTAAATTCCTTACCTGCTCTCAAACCTTTAATAAAATTGTTAAAAGTTTCAGAGGGGCAAAAATTCTTATGTTAGCAGTTCATTAACAATCCATAGATGGTTATGAGCATGATTATTGAATGAGCAATCGCTCGCCTCAATTACTCATGGGCGAAATAGGATTCAAAAAAATATATTTAAGAGGGGACTTACAATGAACTTTTTATTATCAGATGAACATCAGATGATGCAAAAAATGGTGCGCGAGTTTGCACTGAACGAATGTGAGCCTACTGCAGCACAGCGCGATGAAGAAGAATACTTTGACATCAAGATTTGGCGAAAGATGGCAGAACTTGGCTTATGCGGAGTCCCTTGGCCGGAGGAATACGGTGGTGCAGGTGCCGATTATTTAAGTTATGTGATAGCGGTGGAAGAACTTTCACGGGTAGACGCTTCCATAGGGACAACTCTTTCCGCCCATACATCGTTAGCCGGATGGCCGGTTTTCAAGTTCGGAGCGGAGGAACAAAAACAAAGATATTTGCAGGCCATGGCAAAGGGAAAAAGCATGGGTGCGTATTGCTTGACAGAACCTGGATCGGGATCTGATTCCAGTGGAATGAAAACATCAGCGGTACTAAAGGGCGATGAGTGGATCTTGAACGGTTCGAAGATTTTTATTACCAACGGTGGCTATGCGGATATCTATATTGTCTTCGCTCAGACCAATCCGGAA contains these protein-coding regions:
- a CDS encoding TauD/TfdA family dioxygenase, coding for MSTILKEKVKGPVAWKGTDLANDESWVYYLSEKTIASLENALLHVKQKGLKAPDFNKEDFPISDLSDEIAYFVEELENGRGFLLIRGLPMERYSDEEVSIIYWGLGLHMGIPVSQNANGDLLGHVKDQGLSLENSNVRGYQTKLHLPFHADGSDVVGLLSLRKGKSGGHSSIISSMTVYNEILEKYPEYIGILCRPFNFDRRGEEAPGESPVFTSPIFNFYDGKLSCRYVRLFIESAQAKTGTQLSTVEIEALDVLDSLLHDEKLHYNMMLEPGDIQFVNNYTILHSRTQYEDYEEQERKRHLLRLWLTMPNSREISPEFAMFIDENTGKPGRGGVPVRSKTSGGVVETLK
- a CDS encoding MFS transporter: MSRTPKYSWIILLFLILTGMINQVDKIIIGLASVPLMKELSLSPSQWGVVGSSFFWFFTFSSIFLGGMADSKNTKKMLTWMSLVWLMVQFATPFVSSLSLLVLTRMILGAGEGPAPALSTAIIGKWFPKHRHGIGFGAVLLGTTGGSAIASPLLISLIDHYGWRSAFIAMGILGLIVLVLWMILGKENPQEIGLPSIHREVHPSSTLSKVSWRQFLPHLLSKNFILTVLCGGCAYWLLSVQAVWFPAYFTKIQQFNGQTLKLAVSLPFLFAAICQVGFALLSDRIYRKSGDIRKARINLAGFMMMLSALCIYLANAASSTAISILFFTLAPGFAYVILSLAPAILMEFYSPQNIGKAQGTFIALASIASIIAPLAFGNLIQNAATEAIGYGFAFQASSFGMLIIGLLFWIGVRPVKQSNSMIEAEEPMSV
- a CDS encoding TauD/TfdA family dioxygenase — its product is MSIILKEKIQGRSAWKGIELAKNNSWIYYLSENTIAALEKAVLHVQQKGLTAPDFKKEDFPIPELADEITYFVDELENGRGFLLIRGLPLDQFTDEEASIIYWGLGLHLGLPIIQSKNGELLGHIKNVGKDFNDNTKVRGYQTNVHLDYHTDLADVVGLLCLRKAKSGGLSSIASAMTIYNEILDKHPEYLEILYRPFAHDLRGEESEGQSPVVQSPVFSYYDGKLSCRYIRQYVQSAQTKTGIFLSKEEIEAFDYIDSLTHDKNMHIDMMMEPGDMQFVNNYAVFHSRTHFEDYEEDDKKRHLLRLWLMIPNGRKIAPDFEFYIGGAPVIR
- a CDS encoding alpha/beta hydrolase, with amino-acid sequence MVNLDPQAEKYLQAFNQMPPIHKMDPKTVRERLSKAPRPAVNLDPLSKVEDFMIPLGQDEEIKCRVYIPEGQGPFPLFIYYHGGGWVLGDIESTDASCRMIANRTDSIVVSVNYRLAPEYKFPTAVEDAYAALEWVYEKGNSFNGNVSRMVIGGDSVGGNLATVVTMMARDRKGPAITAQVLIYPATNLEFNSESHQTFAKGFGLDREQLIWFRDHYLRNEEDRFNEYASPLVAEELSGLPPAIVITAENDVLRDEGRAYAERLKKFGVQVEYACEPGMVHGYFGHMAIFSKNIESTVSRIDKFLRPANYTIGID
- a CDS encoding SDR family oxidoreductase; the encoded protein is MDLKLSGKKALIVGGSRGIGKAIARQLALEGADCTICSRNESSLKIAAEELADETNRNIYPIVADTNDPDSILNLVEKSAAAMGSIDILINSGARVGGHEPEDFNSIKDELILKDFEEKYMGYFRCIRAVAPYMIENKWGRIINISGLAARIGGNYFSSGPRNASVVHMTKSASLELGKHGINVNAVYPGIVDTEMFRGRVTNEEAIRQAESLNSLGRLITAEEIAYVVTFLASPLAASITGDVISVTGGIGNTVYY
- a CDS encoding TauD/TfdA family dioxygenase translates to MSEKTIATLETALFHVKQKGLQAPNFNKEDFLIPELSDETAYFIDELEYGRGFLLIRGLPMERYTDEEASIIYWGLGADFAMFIDEKTAKADRGGITVKKQLAILKNTCG
- a CDS encoding MFS transporter, with product MNTPKHSWIILLILVAAGMVNQVDKVIIGLVSVPLMKELQLSPSQWGVVGSSFFWFFTLSSFILGGMADSKNTKKMFTWVMFVWLAVQFTTPFVSSLTLLMFSRMILGAGEGPAVAISTSIIGKWLPKHRHGIGAGAIFFGATIGPAIASPLLISLINQYGWRSAFIAMGIVGLIVLVLWMIFGKESPKEIGLPTFEQEDKNGLISSKVSWRQFLPYLFSKNFIFTVLCAGCAYWLLSVQAVWFPAYFTKIQHFDGKTLKMAVSLPFLFAAICQIGFALISDRLYRKTGDIRKARVNLAGISMVLSAICIYLGSVVNSSVISILFFILAPGFGIVILTLAPAMLMEFFSPKNIGKAQGTYVALSSSTSIIAPVVFGNFIENSGTEAIGYGYGFLVTSLVMLVLGLLFWTNVRPAKQPNTTIKAEEQVII
- a CDS encoding helix-turn-helix domain-containing protein gives rise to the protein MAKELGISKSIVQRWIFHYNREGFQGLDEKRGKSDNPLQGRPKN